The Plantactinospora sp. KBS50 sequence GAGGGCTCGGCGGGGGTCGGCCCACCCTCGCCGTCGGGGCGCCGCCGACCGGTCCGGATCCGGTCGAGCAGCGCCAGCAGCAGCGCGGCCACGGCGACCACCAGCGCGGCCACCCCGACGGCCAGCGCCGTGCCCGGCGACTGCCAGGCCGGACCCGCCCCGTCGATCGGCATCCCGTGCTCGTCCACGTTGGCCCCGGCGCGGCGGTCGAGCCGGAGCACCACGGCCGGGTTGGCCGGCTCCTCCGCACCGTCCTCCGGCTCCTCGATCCAGGGCACCACCTGCCGGTCGGAGTACGTCTGGAGGACCTTGAACACGATCCGGTCGCCGCGCTCCGGCAACGGGCCGAGGGAGACCCGGAACTCCTGGAACTGTTCCCCGTCGATCGCCGCGTCCTCGGTCTGCGCCGTCCAGGTGATCGCGCTGACCGGCTGGCCGACCGGCGCCGAGCCGGCCCGGGTGATCGAACCCCGCTCGACCACGCAGTGCCAGCCGGGAAGCTTGTGCACCACCGCGGACTGGACCGACGCGTTGGCCGGCAGCACGACCCGCACCTCGACCGTGCTGAGGTCCGGGCGCTCGTTGGGCACCCGGAAGGTGAGCGTGGTGTAGCCGCCCGGGGCGACCCGGACCGGATCCACCGACACGTGCCCGTACGCCGGTCCGGCCGGGACGGCGACCACGGCCGCGGCGGCCAGGACCAGACCCGCCGCCCGGAATGCTCTGGCTACCCTCACCGGTGGTCCTCCCTGTCGTGTCTGCCCCGGCTCGTGCATTGCGGCGCCGGACTCCCCATCATGATGACAAGCATCGAAATGATGGCACCGTGCCCCGGGCCGGCGCGGCCCGGGGCACGGTCGGCGGCCCGGTGGAACCGGGCGAGGGTCGTCGCCCGGGTCCACCCGCCCGCCCGTCGCTCCTGGTCAGGGCTTGAGTGCGGCGGTCAACCGGTCGGTGTTGGTCCGGAAGACCGCGATCAGGTCGAGATCCGCGCCGGGATAGTTGACGATGTCCACCCGGGCGGCCCCGGGGATGTCGGGATTGGCCCCGGGCAGGTGCGCGTTGGCCAGCACCAGGGTCGGCTTCTTCGCGGTCAGCTCGGCGAGCTGGCCGGGGGTGACCGGCTCGGGTCCGTAGGTGCCCACCACCGCAAGGCCGGCGAAGTCGGCCCAGTACGCCATGAACAGATGCGCCGCCGCGTTCGGCGGCGGCGTCGGCAGGGCGGCCCGGACCTGCCCGGACAGCTCCGCGTAGGCGCTGTCGAAGCTGGTCAGCCAGGCGTCGCCCGCGGCCGTGGTGCCGAAGATGCCGGCCAGCCGCCGCACCTGCGAGGTGATCTTCGGTGGGGTGTTCTCCAGCTCGACCGGGACGAGCTTGCCGGAGCCGCCGGCCGCGTCCTTGAGCTTGGCGGCGAAGCCGTCGAACTCGGCGTACAGGATGTAGTCGGCGCCGGCCACCGCGGCCAGGTCGCTCGGCTTCGGGTCGTAGTCCGGCGGGTGCTGGACGCTGGCCGGCGCGACCACCGTGATGTCGGTGGCGCCCGCGGCCCTGGCGAGGGCGCCGACCCAGGTGGTCGAGGCGACGACCTTCGGCCCAGAGGGGGCCGGGCTCGTGCCGCCCGCCGGCGCCGGGTCCTCAGCGCTGCCGCACCCGCTGGCCGACAGGGACAGCGTCGCCACCGCCGCCAGCGCGACGGCTCGGAATGATCGCATCTCGTGCTCCTTCGGGAATGAGGTAGGTGAGCAGGGTCAGGGTCCCCGCGACGAGGACGAGGACCGGGCCGGGCGGCTGGTCCAGCAGCAGCGCGACGGTGAATCCGGCGGCGTTGCCGAGCAGGCCGAGCGCGACGGCCCAGAGCACCATCGAGCGCAGCGAACGGCCGAGATTGCGGGCGCCCAGCGCGGGCAGGATGGTCAGCGCGTCCACCAGCAGCGCCCCGGTGAGCCGGATCGAGGCGCCGATGGCCACGGCCACCACGACCAGCAGCGCGAGCAGCAGGGGGCCGGCGGCGACCCCCGAGCACAGCGCCAGCTCCCGGTCGAACAGCAGCAGCGCGAGCTGTCGCCGCCAGCGCCAGAACAGCAGGTGGACGACGAGGGTGAGGATGCCCAGGACGACGAGGTCGATCCGGCGGGTGGCCAGGATGGACCCCCACAGCAGCTCGAACGCGCCGGTGGCGTTCACCCCGGAGACGGAGAGCACGAGCAGCGCGGCGGCGATCGCGAACGTCATCAGCAGCCCCATCGCCCCGGGCAGCCCGGTGGGCCGGCGGGCCAGCGGCGCCACCCCCGCCCCGGCGGCGGCGCAGGCGGCCAGCCCGCACAGCATCGGGTCCAGGCCGGTGAGCAGGCCGACGGCGATGCCGAGCAGCGCCACGTGCATCATCGCGAACCGGACGGCGATGATGTCCAGGCCGATGATGAACACCCCGACCACCGGCAGGCCGGCCGCGCCGATCAACAGGCCGATGCCGGAGCGCTGCACCGCCGGCAGCAGGAGCAGTTCGGTCAGCTCGTGCACGGCTCAGCGCACCCGCAGCCGGCCGGCGGCCATCTCGGCCACCCGGTCGCAGGCCCGGGACATGGCCCGGTCGTGGGAGACCACGACCACGGTGACCGGCAGGCCGGCCAGCAGCGCGGCGACCTGCTCCTGGCCGTCGAAGTCCAGCGCGGCCGTCGGCTCGTCGGCGAACAGCGCCCGGGCGCCGGCGGCCACCGCGCCCAGCGCGCGCGCCAGGAACACCCGCTGGAGCTGGCCGCCGGAAAGGGTGTGCAGCGGGCGCCGGCCCAGCCCGGCCACGCCGAGCCGGCCGGCCGCGTCGCCGGCCGCGGCAGGGTCGCCGCCGCTGCCGAGCAACTCGTCGACCAGCAGCGGGAACCGGCCCGGGGCCAGCCGCTGCGGTACCCAGGCCACCTCCCGGCGCCGGCGTGCCCAGTCCGGGCCGCGCCGGGCGGACACCCCGTCGACCGTCACGGTGCCGCCGGCGATCGGGTGCAGCCCGAGGGCGGCGCGCAGCAGGGTCGTCTTGCCCGAGCCGTTGGCGCCGGTGAGCGCCACGTGCTCCCCGGCGGCGACGTCGAGGTCGACCGCGTCGACCGCGGTACGGCGGCCGTACCGGCAGGTGACCGCGGCGAAGGCGACGGCGGCGGGCGCCGGCGGTGCCGCCCTGCGCCGCTGTTGTGCCGTCATCGATCGTGCTCCCCTCCGGTCGCGGTCACGGCCGCCCGTGGGATAGGTCGGCTGGGAGCGGCAGTCAGTTCCGGATCCGTTGGGTGACACCGGCTCGGGCACCCGAAGCACGGAGTGACGGGCCGGCCCGCGCGGGGGTCCACACCGGACGCCGGGCGGCCGGGCGCCGGGTCGTTACGTTGTCCCGGTCATCAATGAAAAATTCTCGTAAATATTGACCTGCGGCGCTGGTGCGGCCAAAATCACGGCACCCATGATCCCCCACCACCCGCCCCGGGAGGGCGCCATGATCCGTCCCCGCCTGACCCTCGCCCGGACCACCGCCCGGGCCGTCGCGCTCGTCGCGGCCACCGCCGGAGTGCTGCTCGCCGCCGCCCCACCCGCCAGCGCCGCCGTCCCGTCCGGGAAGTACGTCGCGCTGGGCGACTCGTACACCGCCGGCCCGCTGATCCCCACCCAGGTCGACCTGAACTGCCTGCGCTCCAGCCGCAACTACCCGTCGCTGATCGCCGCCTCCGCCGGCTCCTCGTCGTTCGTCGACGTGAGCTGCTCGGGCGCCACCACCGCCGACATCCTCACCGGCGGCTCGACCCCGGCGCAGATCAGCGCGGTCACCTCGAACACCGCGCTGGTCACCGTCGAGATCGGCGGCAACGACATCGGCTTCTCCAGCATCATCACCACCTGCGCCCAGGACAGCCTGAGCAGCCCGCTCGGGTCGCCCTGCAAGAACAGGTACACCGCCGGCGGCACCGACCAGCTGCGGGCCAGGATCGACGCCACCGCGCCGAAGATCACCGCCGTGTTGCAGGCGGTGCACGCCGCCGCCCCCAGCGCGCGGGTCGTGGTGATCGGCTACCCGGCGATCCTGCCGGACAGCGGATACGGCTGCTGGCCGGTGGTGCCGATCGCCTTCCAGGACGTGCCGTACCTGCGCGGCATCGAGAAGGCGCTGAACTCGATGCTGGCCAGCACCGCCGCCGCCAACAACGCCACCTACGCCGACGTCTACACCCCGTCGATCGGCCGTGACGCGTGCAGCAGCAGCGGCACCCGCTGGGTCGAGGGGCTGATCCCGGCCAACGCGGCCGCGCCGTTCCACCCGAACGCCACCGGCGAGCAGGGCATGGCGACCGCCGTACTGGCGAAGCTGAACAGCTGATTCCGGCGGCCCGGCCCCACCGCGCGACGGTGGGGCCGGGCGTACCGGTCAGTCGGCGTTCTTGGCGCGGTCGGCGAGTGTCCGGTCCACCATCGACACCGCGGCGCCGAGGTAGCCCTCCGGCTCCAGCAGGTCGCGCAGCTCGTCGGCGGTGATCCGGCCGGCCAGCTCCGGCTGTGCGGGCAGTTCCTCGCCCAGCGACGACCCGTTGGCCGCCACCGCCGCGCTGGCCCGGCCCACGACGGACTTGGCGGTCGCCTTGCCGAGGATCGGCGCCAACACCGCCGCCACCCGTTCGGTGGTGATCAACCCGGTCATGCCCAGGTTGTCGCGCATCCGCTCGGCGTGCACCTCCAGCCCCTCGACGATCTCGGCGGCCGTCTCGGCGGCGCCGCCGGCCAGCCGCAGGCACTCCCGCAGCGGTTGCCACTCCGCGTGCCAGGCGCCGGCCGGCCGCTCGTCCTCGGCGACCATCGCCTGCGCGAGCACGCCGACGAGCGGACCCACCTGGAGCGCCGCGGAGATCACCATGGCCGACAGCGCCGGGTTGCGCTTCTGCGGCATCGCCGACGAGGCGCCGCGCCCCTCCGCCAGCGGCTCGCTCAGCTCCCCGATCTCGGTCCGGGACAGCACCCGCACGTCCGCGGCGATCTTCCCGATGGTGCCGGTGGCGATGGCGAGCGCGGCCGCCAGCCCCACGACCGGGGTCCGGTCGGTGTGCCAGGGCAGCACCGGCGCGACCAGGCCGGTCTCCTCGGCGAAGACGTGCGTGAGCTGTTCGGCGTACCGGCCGGGGTCGGCCTCCGGCGGCGCGTACGCGAGGTAGCCGGCCAGCGTGCCGGCCGCCCCGCCGAGCTGCACCGGCAGGCCGTCCCGGATCCGGTCCAGCTCGTCGGCGGCCCGCCGGGCGGCCTGGCACCAGCCGGCCGCCCTGAGACCGAACGTCACCGGCACCGCGTGCTGGGCGAGGGTGCGGCCGGCCATCGGCGCGTCGCGGTACCGCTCGGCGAGCGCGGCGGCGGCGGCCTCGATCCGCCGCATGTCCGCGCCGATCCGGTCCAGGCAGCGCGCGGCGATCAGCATGGTGCCGGTGTCCAGCACGTCCTGGCTGGTGGAGCCGCGGTGCACGTAGTCCGCGGCCGCCGGGTCGGTGTCGGCCACCGCCCGGGTCAGCCGCTGCACGAGGCCGACCACCGGGTTGGCGGCGGCCCGGGCCGCCAGGGCCAGGTCCCGCAGGTCGAAGCGGTCCGCGACCGCCGCGCCGGCGATCACCGGCAGCGCCCCGGCCGGCACCGAGCCGAGCCGGGACTGGGCACGGACCAGCGCCACCTCGGCGTCCAGCATCGCCTGGAGCCAGGCGCGGTCCGAGGTGAGCGCCTCGACCCGGGTGCCGGCCCAGACGGTCCCGAGCAGGCCGACGTCGGCGTCGTCGTACGGGGTCACAGCCATCAAGCGGTTCCCTTCGTGCCGCTGGCGGACAGTTGCGGCGCAGGCGCGGCCGCGTGCGCGCCGCCCGGCGTGCGCAGGGCCAGCCGGGCGATCGCGTCGGCGTCGGCCAGGGTAACCGAGCTGACCCCGGGACGGATGCCGGCCGCGGTGACCCAGTGCACGGCCTCGGTGGGCACCCCGAAGGCGAACCGGCGCGGATGCGGCCGGCCGGCCGCGTTGACCACCTGGAAGGTACGCGGGGCCACGGTCAGCCCGGCGGTCTCGTGGTGGCCGTGCCGCGGGTCGGCGAGCCGGTACGGCCGGGCCTGGTCGGTGCTGAGCATCCGGCGCAGCAGCGGGTCGGTGGTGTGCCGCACGTCGGGTTCGCCCAACCGCGCCTCGATCAGGGTCTCGGCCCGGACCCGGGAGCCCTGCACCGCGGGCGAACTCACCTCGAACCGCTGCGCGTCCCGGTCGACCACCACCCGCATGTTCGGCCCGACGATGCGCAGGATGCCGGCCTCGATCAGCGCCAGCGTCTCCTCGCTGCGCCGCACCGGCGGACCGATCGACAGGAACGCGTTCATCGGGGTGAACCAGCCGTACAGGTCGTCGCGGTGCGACCGGCCGGTCAGGCCGCCGTGGTCGACCAGCAGGCGCACCTCGTTGCGCAGGTCGCGCAGGACGTCGAGGGCGGCCTTCAGCGGGCTGGTGACGTTGCCCCGGCGCGCCTCGGCGATGTCGTGCCGCAGGTAGTCGGTGAGCCACCGCTGGAACTCGGCCGGATCGGCGAAGACCCGCCCGCCGGTCGGGTCGGTCACCGCCGGCCAGCTCCACCGGGCCGGGGGCTGGATGCCGGCCCGGTCCAGCACCGCCCGCTCCTGCGGGCTGCCCCACGGCGCCGGCAGGTACGCCTCGGCGAACTCCTCGGCGGCGGTCTTGGAACCGCGCTGCACCAGCAGGGTGCTGTAGTAGACCAGCTCCACCTCCTTGGCGATCAACGGCCAGATGTCGCGCCGGAAGTCGAGACCGCCGGCCACCGCGCCCTC is a genomic window containing:
- a CDS encoding YcnI family protein, with the translated sequence MRVARAFRAAGLVLAAAAVVAVPAGPAYGHVSVDPVRVAPGGYTTLTFRVPNERPDLSTVEVRVVLPANASVQSAVVHKLPGWHCVVERGSITRAGSAPVGQPVSAITWTAQTEDAAIDGEQFQEFRVSLGPLPERGDRIVFKVLQTYSDRQVVPWIEEPEDGAEEPANPAVVLRLDRRAGANVDEHGMPIDGAGPAWQSPGTALAVGVAALVVAVAALLLALLDRIRTGRRRPDGEGGPTPAEPSEPAPDAAASAATTTSAATTTSAEDAAP
- a CDS encoding SGNH/GDSL hydrolase family protein, with protein sequence MIRPRLTLARTTARAVALVAATAGVLLAAAPPASAAVPSGKYVALGDSYTAGPLIPTQVDLNCLRSSRNYPSLIAASAGSSSFVDVSCSGATTADILTGGSTPAQISAVTSNTALVTVEIGGNDIGFSSIITTCAQDSLSSPLGSPCKNRYTAGGTDQLRARIDATAPKITAVLQAVHAAAPSARVVVIGYPAILPDSGYGCWPVVPIAFQDVPYLRGIEKALNSMLASTAAANNATYADVYTPSIGRDACSSSGTRWVEGLIPANAAAPFHPNATGEQGMATAVLAKLNS
- a CDS encoding FAD/NAD(P)-binding domain-containing protein; translated protein: MTDFPIRICIVGAGPRGLSVLERICANAGERTVMVHLIDPYPPGAGKVWRTDQSRHLLMNTVASQITMFTDETVRMSGPVVPGPSLETWARRVAAAGQADGVDGVDGWIREEARGIGPNTYPTRAFYGQYLRWVFDRVVRDAPPGVLVCAHARQVVELSDDGPEGTQRVLLDDGTAIADVDAVVLAQGHVPSAPTGEESTLRTFAREFGLRYLAPTNPADADLRRVRPGEPVLLRGLGLCFFDYVNLLTAGRGGRFERPDGALRYLPSGQEPRLYAGSRRGVPYHARGENEKGAFGRHEPRVLNPAVIDRLRAEGAVAGGLDFRRDIWPLIAKEVELVYYSTLLVQRGSKTAAEEFAEAYLPAPWGSPQERAVLDRAGIQPPARWSWPAVTDPTGGRVFADPAEFQRWLTDYLRHDIAEARRGNVTSPLKAALDVLRDLRNEVRLLVDHGGLTGRSHRDDLYGWFTPMNAFLSIGPPVRRSEETLALIEAGILRIVGPNMRVVVDRDAQRFEVSSPAVQGSRVRAETLIEARLGEPDVRHTTDPLLRRMLSTDQARPYRLADPRHGHHETAGLTVAPRTFQVVNAAGRPHPRRFAFGVPTEAVHWVTAAGIRPGVSSVTLADADAIARLALRTPGGAHAAAPAPQLSASGTKGTA
- a CDS encoding adenylosuccinate lyase family protein, with amino-acid sequence MAVTPYDDADVGLLGTVWAGTRVEALTSDRAWLQAMLDAEVALVRAQSRLGSVPAGALPVIAGAAVADRFDLRDLALAARAAANPVVGLVQRLTRAVADTDPAAADYVHRGSTSQDVLDTGTMLIAARCLDRIGADMRRIEAAAAALAERYRDAPMAGRTLAQHAVPVTFGLRAAGWCQAARRAADELDRIRDGLPVQLGGAAGTLAGYLAYAPPEADPGRYAEQLTHVFAEETGLVAPVLPWHTDRTPVVGLAAALAIATGTIGKIAADVRVLSRTEIGELSEPLAEGRGASSAMPQKRNPALSAMVISAALQVGPLVGVLAQAMVAEDERPAGAWHAEWQPLRECLRLAGGAAETAAEIVEGLEVHAERMRDNLGMTGLITTERVAAVLAPILGKATAKSVVGRASAAVAANGSSLGEELPAQPELAGRITADELRDLLEPEGYLGAAVSMVDRTLADRAKNAD
- a CDS encoding metal ABC transporter ATP-binding protein; this translates as MTAQQRRRAAPPAPAAVAFAAVTCRYGRRTAVDAVDLDVAAGEHVALTGANGSGKTTLLRAALGLHPIAGGTVTVDGVSARRGPDWARRRREVAWVPQRLAPGRFPLLVDELLGSGGDPAAAGDAAGRLGVAGLGRRPLHTLSGGQLQRVFLARALGAVAAGARALFADEPTAALDFDGQEQVAALLAGLPVTVVVVSHDRAMSRACDRVAEMAAGRLRVR
- a CDS encoding metal ABC transporter permease, translated to MHELTELLLLPAVQRSGIGLLIGAAGLPVVGVFIIGLDIIAVRFAMMHVALLGIAVGLLTGLDPMLCGLAACAAAGAGVAPLARRPTGLPGAMGLLMTFAIAAALLVLSVSGVNATGAFELLWGSILATRRIDLVVLGILTLVVHLLFWRWRRQLALLLFDRELALCSGVAAGPLLLALLVVVAVAIGASIRLTGALLVDALTILPALGARNLGRSLRSMVLWAVALGLLGNAAGFTVALLLDQPPGPVLVLVAGTLTLLTYLIPEGARDAIIPSRRAGGGGDAVPVGQRVRQR
- a CDS encoding metal ABC transporter solute-binding protein, Zn/Mn family, translated to MRSFRAVALAAVATLSLSASGCGSAEDPAPAGGTSPAPSGPKVVASTTWVGALARAAGATDITVVAPASVQHPPDYDPKPSDLAAVAGADYILYAEFDGFAAKLKDAAGGSGKLVPVELENTPPKITSQVRRLAGIFGTTAAGDAWLTSFDSAYAELSGQVRAALPTPPPNAAAHLFMAYWADFAGLAVVGTYGPEPVTPGQLAELTAKKPTLVLANAHLPGANPDIPGAARVDIVNYPGADLDLIAVFRTNTDRLTAALKP